From Enterococcus wangshanyuanii, the proteins below share one genomic window:
- a CDS encoding winged helix-turn-helix domain-containing protein, whose amino-acid sequence MTRIGMLSTSSYDTDLRTLLIQNDYEATKVQCSDHVEGIDIILIDKNKENEVSKTIEYLLNLKGQRLPIWVVAKDYAADEKLIYLQLGANGVISKTAEMKELLLTIQNYLCTGCISQASLTEDALDSLVLDHNKQCIIVDKEQEISFTRKEFCAFEILYKNKNDTVTYEELFHYLWDGSKDKKIYRVANIIFHIRNKLPENKKYMIQTIRSKGYILKL is encoded by the coding sequence ATGACACGTATTGGCATGCTTTCAACATCTAGCTATGATACAGATCTACGGACATTGTTGATTCAAAATGACTATGAAGCTACAAAGGTTCAATGCAGTGATCACGTAGAGGGAATCGACATCATATTGATCGATAAAAATAAAGAAAATGAAGTTTCTAAAACGATAGAATATCTACTTAATCTTAAGGGACAACGACTGCCTATTTGGGTGGTTGCTAAAGACTATGCCGCAGATGAGAAACTGATCTATCTACAATTAGGCGCTAACGGGGTCATATCTAAAACAGCAGAAATGAAAGAGTTGTTATTAACGATACAAAACTATCTGTGTACTGGATGCATTTCGCAGGCTAGTTTGACAGAAGATGCTTTGGATTCACTTGTTTTAGATCATAATAAGCAGTGTATTATTGTTGATAAGGAGCAGGAGATCTCATTTACGAGAAAAGAGTTTTGTGCGTTTGAAATACTCTATAAAAATAAAAATGATACAGTCACTTATGAGGAGTTATTCCACTACTTATGGGATGGCTCGAAGGATAAGAAGATTTATCGGGTAGCGAATATCATTTTTCATATCCGAAACAAGTTGCCTGAGAATAAAAAATATATGATCCAAACGATCAGATCCAAGGGCTATATACTAAAACTATAA
- the mprF gene encoding bifunctional lysylphosphatidylglycerol flippase/synthetase MprF: MKEHSLLLKLIFLGSVLIFVANQVTHIVQGMTWQDVFHTMGQQNRFRLLGMILAGMIGVLPMLLYDLVVVNVLEDQGKPKMNRWEWFVSAWVTNTINNLAGFGGVVGATLRANFYGKDASRKKVVATVSKVALFMISGLSILSFIAFIDVFFIRPDSLFREYWVWLLAGSLIAPALFFFTQLKKYTLFKDFFPKGIFLLFGASLGQWLGAMFVFLSVGALMQVKVSLVSVYPMFVIATLIGMLTMVPGGMGTFDVLMILGLSQLGVSQSTAVVWLIFYRLFYYVLPFITGILLFVHQTGVKINRFLDNLPQVFSQKVAHFILVIALYFAGIMMVLLSTITNLSNVSRLFKFLLPFSFDFLDQTFNMLIGFLLLGLARGISMKVKKAYWPTIGLLIFGIINTISRTASWQLILVYLVILSAVFLARKEFYREKFVYSWGALALDGVLFSFLFIIYAVAGYYSSHPDKTGPLPHMFLLFPSDDVWFSGLIGLGISMIGLITLYQYLADTSMRLGEPFEEERLTQLIHKYGGTEGSHLLYLKNYEYFYYQEDNQDEVLFAYQIKANKCFILGDPIGNEQKWAQATLAFMDAADLLGYQAAFYRTSEKYTMILHDLGFNFMKVGEEGLVDLSSSDLTPMSLATNSMELQHLSNLGYTFTMYHEPISEELFQALANVSEEWLGSQGERNFVGGSFDREYLSLSDVGIVRNAHHEVVGFITAKPIQPMHKISYDLLRYSNEAPEHLTDFILTHFISEYRKQGYQLIDLGTAPLSNVGETKYSFLEERLVNIFYKYGDQVYGFKNTRTEKEPYVSHWEARYYAYSKQSNVLFACVQLALLVERGKGEKVSLVEEAMIIS; the protein is encoded by the coding sequence ATGAAAGAGCATAGTCTATTATTGAAATTGATTTTTCTTGGTTCGGTGTTGATTTTTGTTGCGAACCAAGTGACACATATCGTACAAGGAATGACGTGGCAAGATGTGTTTCACACGATGGGACAGCAAAATCGGTTCCGTCTGTTAGGGATGATCTTAGCAGGGATGATCGGGGTATTGCCGATGCTGCTCTATGATCTAGTCGTTGTCAATGTGCTTGAAGATCAGGGGAAGCCAAAGATGAATCGCTGGGAATGGTTTGTTTCTGCTTGGGTCACAAATACGATCAATAATCTTGCTGGTTTCGGCGGGGTTGTTGGCGCGACGCTGCGGGCTAATTTTTACGGCAAGGATGCTTCTCGAAAAAAAGTCGTTGCTACGGTTTCTAAAGTGGCATTGTTCATGATTTCTGGTTTATCCATTTTATCGTTTATTGCATTTATTGATGTTTTTTTTATTCGACCGGATAGCTTGTTTCGAGAATATTGGGTGTGGCTGCTTGCCGGAAGCTTGATTGCACCAGCATTATTTTTCTTTACTCAATTAAAAAAATATACATTGTTTAAGGATTTTTTCCCGAAGGGTATTTTTCTTTTATTTGGTGCTTCATTAGGACAATGGCTAGGTGCGATGTTTGTCTTTTTGAGTGTTGGCGCATTGATGCAGGTCAAGGTTTCATTGGTTTCTGTGTATCCGATGTTTGTGATTGCGACATTGATAGGGATGCTGACGATGGTGCCAGGTGGTATGGGAACTTTTGATGTATTGATGATCTTAGGTCTGTCTCAACTTGGTGTAAGTCAATCGACAGCGGTTGTGTGGCTGATTTTTTATCGTTTATTTTATTATGTATTGCCATTTATCACGGGAATTCTTTTATTTGTCCATCAAACAGGTGTGAAAATCAATCGTTTCCTTGATAATCTGCCGCAGGTCTTTTCACAAAAAGTGGCGCATTTTATTCTGGTGATTGCCCTTTATTTTGCAGGGATCATGATGGTTTTACTATCTACGATCACGAATCTGTCGAATGTCAGTCGGTTATTTAAGTTTTTATTGCCGTTTTCTTTTGATTTTTTAGATCAAACGTTTAATATGCTGATTGGCTTTTTATTGCTGGGATTGGCTCGAGGAATTTCTATGAAGGTGAAAAAAGCATACTGGCCGACGATTGGTTTGTTGATTTTCGGAATTATCAATACGATTTCTAGAACAGCTTCGTGGCAGTTGATTTTGGTTTATCTTGTGATTCTGTCTGCTGTATTTTTGGCAAGAAAAGAATTTTATCGGGAAAAATTTGTTTATTCTTGGGGTGCACTAGCTTTAGATGGGGTATTGTTTAGTTTTCTCTTTATTATTTATGCAGTGGCCGGATACTATAGCTCACATCCGGATAAGACGGGCCCTTTGCCGCATATGTTTTTATTGTTTCCATCAGACGATGTTTGGTTTTCAGGACTGATCGGGTTAGGGATCTCAATGATTGGTTTGATTACACTGTATCAATATTTAGCGGACACTTCTATGCGTTTGGGAGAACCTTTTGAAGAAGAGCGATTGACTCAACTGATCCATAAATATGGCGGTACAGAAGGCAGTCATCTCCTTTATTTAAAAAATTATGAGTACTTTTACTATCAGGAAGATAATCAAGACGAAGTATTATTTGCCTATCAGATTAAAGCGAATAAATGTTTTATTTTAGGCGATCCAATCGGTAATGAGCAAAAGTGGGCGCAAGCAACGCTGGCATTTATGGATGCGGCGGATCTACTTGGTTATCAGGCAGCCTTTTATCGAACCAGTGAGAAATATACGATGATTCTACATGACTTAGGCTTCAACTTCATGAAAGTAGGAGAAGAAGGGCTGGTTGATTTGTCTTCTTCTGATTTGACTCCGATGTCCTTAGCAACGAACAGCATGGAACTGCAGCATTTATCTAATTTGGGTTATACATTTACAATGTACCATGAGCCGATATCTGAGGAACTATTTCAAGCATTGGCCAACGTTTCTGAAGAATGGTTAGGCAGTCAAGGAGAACGAAATTTTGTCGGAGGCAGCTTTGATCGAGAGTATTTGTCATTGAGTGATGTGGGCATCGTAAGAAATGCTCATCATGAAGTCGTTGGTTTTATTACAGCAAAACCAATTCAGCCGATGCATAAGATTTCTTATGATCTTTTACGTTATTCTAACGAGGCGCCAGAGCATTTGACTGATTTTATCCTGACTCATTTTATTTCAGAATATCGAAAACAGGGTTATCAACTGATCGATTTAGGTACAGCGCCGCTTTCAAATGTGGGAGAAACGAAATATTCATTTTTAGAAGAGCGTTTGGTCAATATTTTTTATAAGTATGGCGATCAGGTCTATGGTTTCAAGAATACAAGAACTGAAAAAGAACCTTACGTTAGTCATTGGGAAGCACGATATTATGCGTACTCGAAACAAAGCAATGTGCTCTTTGCATGTGTCCAGTTAGCATTATTGGTTGAGCGAGGGAAAGGAGAGAAAGTTTCCCTTGTCGAAGAAGCAATGATTATTTCGTAA
- the rihC gene encoding ribonucleoside hydrolase RihC produces the protein MNKKRKIIIDTDPGIDDAVAIAAALFDERLDVKLFTTVSGNVSVDKVTKNLLKLLAFWDKEVPVAIGSNRPLLREAIDASEIHGSTGMDGYEFTESKYELLTKNHAVIDMYKALMETKEKTTIVAIGPLTNVALLLRMYPECTERIGELVLMGGSLARGNTGVLSEFNIAADPEAAKIVFESGLPLTMVGLDVGEKALISAADCKKLKKMNKTGEMIDQLFQSYRSGNLDVGLHMYDGCAIAYLLAPEMFDVRETYVAVETQGALTAGATLVDLNGYLGKTANCRVCVDLDSGQFKQWFFDTIGKCI, from the coding sequence GTGAATAAAAAAAGAAAAATCATTATCGATACGGATCCAGGGATCGACGATGCAGTAGCGATTGCAGCTGCGCTGTTTGATGAAAGGTTGGATGTAAAATTATTTACGACTGTTTCTGGAAATGTCAGTGTAGATAAGGTGACCAAAAATTTGCTTAAGTTGTTGGCATTTTGGGATAAAGAGGTTCCTGTTGCGATCGGTTCAAACCGTCCTTTGCTTCGTGAAGCGATCGACGCGAGTGAAATTCACGGGAGCACAGGAATGGATGGTTATGAATTTACAGAGTCCAAATATGAATTGCTGACGAAAAATCATGCAGTGATCGATATGTATAAGGCTTTGATGGAAACAAAGGAAAAGACAACGATCGTTGCGATTGGACCATTGACGAACGTCGCGTTGCTGCTAAGAATGTATCCAGAATGTACTGAAAGAATCGGAGAACTTGTCTTGATGGGTGGATCTTTGGCAAGAGGAAATACCGGTGTCCTTTCAGAGTTCAATATTGCAGCAGATCCGGAAGCTGCTAAGATTGTTTTTGAGAGTGGATTACCCTTGACGATGGTTGGTTTGGATGTTGGTGAAAAAGCGTTGATCTCAGCTGCAGACTGCAAGAAGCTTAAAAAGATGAATAAGACAGGAGAGATGATCGATCAGCTGTTTCAAAGCTACCGTAGCGGCAATTTGGATGTAGGGCTGCATATGTATGATGGCTGTGCGATTGCTTACTTACTGGCACCAGAAATGTTTGATGTGCGAGAAACCTATGTGGCAGTGGAAACACAAGGTGCACTGACTGCTGGTGCGACATTGGTTGATTTGAATGGCTATTTAGGAAAAACTGCGAACTGCCGTGTTTGTGTGGACTTAGATAGTGGTCAGTTTAAACAATGGTTTTTTGATACGATAGGGAAATGTATTTAA
- a CDS encoding DUF4260 domain-containing protein: MKLILKLESISLFLIALFFYFSIFKFSWISLLIFLFVPDLSMIGYLFGNQLGAYVYNLVHHLLLPTILLALGLSFDSSFLLMSSLILFIHIFMDRSLGYGLKYLDSFHHTHLQ, translated from the coding sequence ATGAAGCTTATTCTGAAACTTGAATCTATCAGTCTCTTTTTAATTGCTTTATTCTTCTACTTTTCTATCTTTAAATTTAGCTGGATATCTCTTTTAATTTTTCTATTTGTACCTGATCTATCGATGATTGGCTATCTTTTTGGTAATCAATTGGGTGCTTATGTCTACAACCTTGTTCACCATTTACTATTACCAACGATACTGCTTGCATTAGGTCTTTCTTTCGATTCTTCATTCTTGCTGATGTCATCGTTGATCCTTTTTATTCATATTTTTATGGATCGTTCCCTAGGCTACGGATTGAAGTATCTAGATAGCTTTCACCATACTCATTTGCAATGA
- a CDS encoding MerR family transcriptional regulator, whose product MKINELSKLTGVKKETIRYYETMGLLTPDRNTNGYRHYTEQELKDLRFILKLKLLAIPLNEIKMLMDIKRQDTSLACKEETLYFLERYIQISQDKLAFLTKAVDILVDIKSIVGKNNPNEENEIIQRLALFEEEF is encoded by the coding sequence ATGAAAATAAATGAACTATCCAAACTTACAGGGGTCAAGAAAGAAACAATAAGATATTATGAAACGATGGGCTTACTGACACCTGACAGAAATACGAACGGCTATAGGCATTATACAGAACAAGAATTAAAAGATCTTAGATTCATTTTGAAGCTCAAACTTTTAGCCATTCCATTGAATGAAATAAAAATGTTGATGGATATAAAACGGCAAGATACTAGTCTTGCATGTAAGGAAGAAACCCTGTACTTTTTAGAGCGATACATCCAAATAAGCCAGGATAAATTAGCATTTTTAACAAAAGCTGTCGATATTTTAGTTGATATCAAAAGTATTGTTGGTAAAAATAACCCGAATGAAGAAAATGAAATCATTCAACGCTTAGCATTATTTGAGGAGGAATTCTAA
- a CDS encoding flavocytochrome c — protein MKSVFVGLTMVLALSACGGGSSSTSKSSTEKSTGSSIEANSGASAQEYTDPSKLKDEYDVVIVGAGGAGMAAALSAKDAGMNPVILEKLPVAGGNTLKSSGGMNASETKFQKEQKIEDSNQSFFDDTLKGGKGTNDQELLHYLVDHSASAIDWLDSMGITLDNISYSGGASQKRIHRPHDGGAVGTYLVDGLIKNIHENEIPLFVNTDVVKINEKNGQVTGVTAKVNGEEKVISGKAVVVTTGGFGANEEMIEKYRPDLKGYVSTNSEGSTGDGIKMIESLGGAVVDMEQIQVHPTVVQKTGMLISETVRGEGAILVNQQGERFYNELETRDNVSAAITGLPEHYAYLIFDSELAKRAKQVDFYKEQDVVIEGKTIEELAGKIDVDAKTLENTVDTWNKSVESQSDTAFERKTAMDYDLTKGPFYAIKIAPGIHHTMGGVKINTDAQVEKEDGSVIKGLYAAGEVTGGIHGQNRIGGNAVADIIVFGRQAGTQSAKFAEETK, from the coding sequence ATGAAATCTGTTTTTGTGGGGTTAACAATGGTTCTAGCATTGAGTGCATGTGGAGGAGGTAGCTCTTCAACAAGTAAATCTAGCACAGAAAAAAGCACAGGAAGTTCGATTGAAGCGAATTCTGGTGCTTCTGCACAAGAATACACAGATCCATCAAAACTAAAAGATGAATATGATGTTGTTATTGTCGGTGCTGGTGGCGCGGGTATGGCAGCAGCGTTGTCTGCAAAAGATGCTGGTATGAATCCAGTCATTCTTGAAAAATTACCAGTTGCAGGCGGCAATACTTTGAAATCTTCAGGTGGAATGAATGCTTCAGAGACAAAATTTCAAAAAGAACAAAAAATCGAAGATAGTAATCAATCATTTTTTGATGATACGTTAAAAGGTGGAAAAGGTACTAATGATCAAGAGTTACTACATTATTTAGTAGATCATTCTGCTTCGGCTATTGATTGGCTGGATTCTATGGGAATTACTCTAGACAACATTAGTTATAGTGGCGGTGCCAGTCAGAAGCGTATTCACAGACCACATGATGGAGGCGCAGTCGGCACTTATTTAGTAGACGGTTTGATTAAAAATATTCACGAGAATGAAATCCCATTATTTGTAAACACTGATGTGGTAAAAATAAATGAAAAGAATGGTCAAGTTACAGGCGTAACTGCTAAAGTGAATGGGGAAGAGAAAGTCATTTCAGGAAAAGCAGTCGTTGTGACAACTGGTGGTTTTGGCGCTAATGAAGAAATGATCGAAAAATATCGTCCAGATCTAAAAGGTTATGTCAGCACGAATTCAGAAGGAAGTACAGGAGACGGTATCAAAATGATCGAGTCACTTGGAGGCGCAGTTGTTGATATGGAGCAAATTCAAGTGCATCCAACAGTTGTTCAAAAAACAGGTATGCTTATTAGCGAAACAGTACGTGGTGAAGGTGCCATTCTTGTAAATCAACAAGGTGAGCGTTTCTACAATGAACTTGAGACACGTGATAATGTTTCTGCGGCGATCACTGGACTTCCAGAGCACTATGCTTATTTGATATTTGATTCAGAATTGGCAAAACGTGCTAAACAAGTTGATTTCTATAAAGAGCAAGACGTAGTCATTGAAGGAAAAACAATTGAGGAATTAGCTGGAAAAATCGATGTAGATGCTAAGACATTGGAAAATACAGTAGATACATGGAACAAATCAGTAGAAAGTCAATCAGATACTGCATTTGAACGTAAAACAGCAATGGATTATGATTTAACAAAAGGGCCATTTTATGCAATTAAAATTGCACCAGGAATCCATCATACGATGGGTGGCGTGAAAATCAATACAGATGCGCAAGTAGAAAAAGAAGATGGCTCTGTGATCAAAGGATTATATGCTGCTGGTGAAGTTACTGGCGGAATTCATGGGCAAAATAGAATTGGCGGGAACGCTGTTGCAGATATTATAGTGTTTGGACGTCAAGCAGGTACACAATCAGCGAAATTTGCTGAAGAGACTAAATAG
- a CDS encoding WXG100 family type VII secretion target → MAGDRIKLSPQELRTSATKYTDGSNQVNDILQKLQSEQDTIQGNWEGSGFDSFNDQFAALKPKVGEFAELLEQINKQLNEVAQIMEETDQNISSAIGRGL, encoded by the coding sequence ATGGCAGGTGATAGAATTAAATTATCCCCACAAGAACTGAGAACTTCTGCAACAAAATATACAGATGGTTCTAACCAAGTAAATGACATTTTACAAAAATTACAATCAGAACAAGATACGATTCAAGGAAACTGGGAGGGTTCAGGTTTTGATAGTTTCAATGATCAATTTGCTGCATTAAAACCAAAAGTAGGCGAGTTTGCAGAGCTTTTAGAACAAATCAATAAACAATTAAACGAAGTTGCTCAAATCATGGAAGAAACAGATCAAAATATTTCTTCTGCGATTGGTCGTGGACTATAA
- a CDS encoding T7SS effector LXG polymorphic toxin, which yields MGLIYSSSESAQLIAALKKNLQSGKEASEQLKSGSQKVIAAVDGKTLSGAAYTAGKGLFSDLILPTISKVTSALDEVEQELQTYTNADGKVASEGNLDEDKLTRQIATKKAMKASVEASASVARSLSRNNPVAKILDALLNVEASLNRMATEYEQDIQELQEKLEKLRQFSSETSGLFSNSLNNMNIAMQGCLVLSNTTINSDGSYKLPEGTDKSWFTSLQNKQADYGNIIAVLQGTATEFAGDQIEKNLGKAGAKYGEKLSSSIWSNRYSITMPDGRILGQVPGATAAARESIENTAKGVSKYFGKALTEVGGTFIGVGIDLWQGDSAEEAWGKEITTGIAAVGVTGAIELGSAALVSAGVLANPIGVGIVGAIGIGIGVGLANDWLRDNFKGVKDFEDSVGNAVVSGWNKLSDGVGDFIGGIFSW from the coding sequence TTGGGATTAATTTATTCTAGCTCAGAGTCAGCGCAGTTAATAGCTGCCTTAAAAAAGAACTTACAGAGTGGAAAAGAAGCATCTGAACAGTTAAAATCTGGCAGTCAGAAAGTGATAGCAGCTGTGGATGGGAAAACCCTCTCTGGAGCCGCTTATACCGCCGGTAAGGGATTATTTAGTGATCTAATTTTGCCAACGATCAGTAAAGTTACTTCAGCACTTGACGAAGTTGAACAAGAGCTACAAACATATACAAATGCTGATGGAAAAGTAGCTAGTGAAGGAAATTTAGATGAAGACAAATTGACACGACAGATTGCTACAAAGAAAGCGATGAAGGCTTCTGTAGAAGCATCTGCATCTGTGGCTAGAAGTCTTTCTAGAAATAATCCTGTCGCAAAAATATTAGATGCGCTACTAAACGTTGAAGCATCGTTAAATCGTATGGCAACTGAATATGAACAGGATATTCAAGAGTTACAAGAAAAGTTAGAAAAACTACGGCAATTTTCTTCTGAGACAAGTGGTTTATTTAGTAATAGCTTGAACAATATGAATATTGCTATGCAAGGTTGTTTGGTATTAAGTAATACTACGATTAATAGTGATGGGTCATATAAGCTTCCAGAAGGAACAGATAAAAGTTGGTTTACCTCATTACAAAATAAACAGGCCGATTATGGGAATATTATCGCGGTTCTTCAAGGAACAGCAACTGAATTTGCAGGAGATCAAATTGAAAAAAATCTAGGTAAGGCTGGTGCAAAATACGGAGAAAAACTATCTAGTTCTATTTGGTCGAATAGATATTCAATAACTATGCCTGATGGACGAATTTTAGGACAAGTTCCAGGAGCCACTGCAGCTGCAAGAGAATCTATTGAAAATACTGCCAAAGGTGTTAGCAAATATTTTGGAAAAGCACTAACTGAAGTTGGCGGTACTTTTATTGGTGTGGGAATCGACTTATGGCAAGGTGATTCGGCAGAAGAAGCTTGGGGAAAAGAAATTACAACGGGCATTGCTGCAGTAGGTGTTACAGGTGCGATTGAATTAGGATCTGCAGCTTTAGTAAGTGCTGGAGTGTTAGCTAATCCAATAGGCGTGGGTATAGTTGGAGCAATTGGTATAGGTATAGGTGTAGGGCTAGCGAATGATTGGTTGCGTGATAATTTCAAAGGGGTAAAAGATTTTGAAGATAGTGTGGGTAATGCTGTAGTCTCAGGATGGAATAAACTCTCTGATGGAGTTGGCGACTTTATTGGAGGAATTTTTTCATGGTAG
- a CDS encoding DUF4176 domain-containing protein, with protein sequence MKDQNLLPIGSVVYLNEGIIPLMIIARQPIVNINEEKCYMDYAAINQLTGLVSMEEFAYFNQEDISDVLYEGFVGENEERVLSALKEWREKNTHISKGRVSEIIDK encoded by the coding sequence ATGAAAGATCAAAATTTATTACCGATAGGTAGTGTAGTTTATTTAAATGAAGGGATTATTCCTCTAATGATAATAGCTAGACAACCAATAGTAAATATTAATGAAGAAAAATGTTACATGGACTATGCGGCTATTAATCAATTAACAGGATTAGTAAGCATGGAAGAATTTGCATACTTCAATCAAGAAGACATAAGCGATGTTTTGTATGAGGGATTCGTAGGAGAAAATGAAGAGAGAGTTCTTTCTGCGTTAAAAGAATGGAGAGAAAAAAATACACATATCTCCAAAGGGCGAGTTTCGGAAATTATTGATAAATAG